One genomic segment of Methanobacterium spitsbergense includes these proteins:
- the mtxX gene encoding methanogenesis marker protein Mmp4/MtxX encodes MKIVAGVGKNKKVIEAIENVNFEVLQTESEEELVKLLFNGHADAAIRGSLSASKIMIKLREKYPKIARASYIDLKGQKFLLAPVGIDEGDDLKQKLLIAWEGSQFLTSIGIKPKLGILSGGRPQDYGRSTKIDDSLEDGELLTSLINKESIDAKHYFIIIEDAIKEGANLIIAPDGICGNLIFRTLVLLGNGKSHGAVTLGMKEIYVDTSRSQDVEGYKNALKFAYYLANLKKQI; translated from the coding sequence ATGAAGATTGTTGCAGGTGTTGGGAAAAATAAAAAGGTTATTGAAGCAATTGAGAATGTGAATTTTGAAGTTTTACAAACAGAATCCGAGGAGGAACTTGTTAAACTACTTTTTAATGGTCATGCAGACGCAGCAATTAGGGGATCACTGAGTGCCTCGAAAATAATGATCAAATTGAGGGAAAAATATCCGAAAATAGCTAGAGCTTCTTATATAGATTTAAAAGGTCAGAAATTCCTTTTAGCACCAGTTGGTATAGATGAAGGTGATGATTTAAAACAAAAATTACTCATTGCCTGGGAAGGATCCCAATTCTTAACATCAATTGGTATAAAACCAAAATTAGGAATATTATCTGGTGGACGGCCCCAAGATTACGGTAGAAGCACGAAAATAGATGATTCATTGGAAGATGGAGAACTTTTAACTTCATTGATCAATAAAGAATCTATTGATGCTAAACATTACTTCATAATCATTGAGGATGCAATTAAAGAAGGTGCAAATTTAATTATTGCACCAGATGGAATATGTGGAAATTTAATATTCAGAACCCTAGTCCTTTTAGGTAATGGAAAAAGCCATGGGGCAGTAACATTGGGAATGAAAGAAATATATGTAGATACATCACGCTCACAAGATGTGGAAGGATACAAAAATGCCTTGAAATTTGCATATTATCTTGCAAATTTAAAGAAACAAATTTGA